A single region of the Mycoplasma mycoides subsp. mycoides SC str. PG1 genome encodes:
- a CDS encoding IS1634-like element IS1634 family transposase — MSIGVPRPDNKGFVYRLGYGYLHELKQYHDDPLAIIKAIIANFPLSWTKEQARTKLDEIFKEKKETKKEVLERFKGYEVVEKLFDYFNIFNDCSPTKSTTLKDVVLQLIYQRIKNPISVFNTYKTAKKEKIDTHSKNSFYRSLDYIAKNKDEILRNLNAKICANTNRKIDVLWFDATTTYFETFSREGYKKPGYSKDGKFKEDQIVIGMATDENGIPLHYKIFPGNVADPNTLIPFMLEIADIYEVNSVTIIADKGMSVNRNIRFLESKNWKYIISYRMKAGSKQFKEYILDEKDYINDGGLIYKTRDIASSYNKKRINGHFRRQIISFSQKRATKDKNDRDILIQNFTKKMNKDNLVSCDDLAGSKKYRFFKPINKDAFYELDIEKIQEDQKYDGYYVYETNRTDLSVKEVINLYSKQWQIESNFKTLKGKLSLRPMYLSTWNHIVGYICLCFISLVFLNYIIYILNSKLGLTGKSKITEHKVINVIKEVKEIEVFVNKQKIETIQVYNDELQESWQTYQILLELLTKEKVT; from the coding sequence TTATCAATTGGAGTGCCAAGACCAGATAACAAAGGTTTTGTATATAGATTGGGATATGGATATTTGCATGAATTAAAACAATATCACGATGATCCGCTAGCAATTATCAAAGCAATTATTGCAAACTTTCCATTGTCTTGAACAAAAGAACAAGCAAGAACTAAATTAGATGAAATTTTTAAAGAGAAAAAAGAAACCAAAAAAGAAGTTTTAGAAAGGTTTAAAGGTTACGAAGTAGTTGAAAAACTATTTGATTATTTCAATATTTTTAATGATTGTTCTCCCACAAAATCGACAACATTAAAAGATGTTGTTTTACAGTTGATTTATCAAAGAATTAAAAATCCAATAAGTGTTTTTAACACTTATAAGACAGCAAAAAAAGAAAAAATAGACACTCATTCAAAAAATTCATTTTATAGATCATTAGACTATATAGCAAAAAACAAAGATGAAATTTTAAGAAATTTAAATGCAAAAATTTGTGCAAATACCAATAGAAAAATTGATGTATTATGATTTGACGCAACAACTACTTATTTTGAAACATTTTCTCGTGAAGGTTATAAAAAACCTGGTTATTCAAAAGATGGAAAATTTAAAGAAGACCAGATTGTTATAGGTATGGCAACTGATGAAAATGGAATACCGTTACACTACAAAATATTTCCAGGAAATGTTGCTGATCCAAATACTTTAATACCATTTATGCTTGAAATTGCAGATATTTATGAAGTTAACAGTGTAACTATAATTGCTGACAAAGGAATGAGTGTTAATAGAAATATTAGATTTTTAGAATCTAAGAATTGAAAATACATAATCTCATACAGAATGAAAGCTGGAAGCAAACAATTTAAAGAGTATATATTAGATGAAAAAGATTATATAAATGATGGTGGTTTGATATACAAAACTCGTGATATTGCATCTTCATACAATAAAAAAAGAATTAATGGACATTTTAGAAGACAAATAATTAGTTTTAGTCAAAAACGAGCAACTAAAGACAAAAACGATAGAGACATTTTAATTCAAAATTTCACTAAGAAAATGAATAAAGATAATCTTGTTTCTTGTGATGATTTAGCGGGATCTAAAAAATATAGATTCTTTAAACCTATAAACAAAGATGCATTTTATGAACTTGACATAGAAAAAATACAAGAAGATCAAAAATATGATGGATACTATGTTTATGAAACAAATAGAACAGATTTATCAGTAAAAGAAGTTATTAATTTATATTCAAAACAATGACAAATTGAGTCTAATTTCAAGACATTAAAAGGTAAATTATCTCTTCGTCCAATGTATTTATCAACTTGAAACCATATTGTTGGCTACATTTGTTTATGTTTCATTTCATTAGTGTTTTTAAACTACATCATCTACATTCTAAATTCAAAATTAGGACTGACTGGAAAAAGCAAAATCACTGAGCATAAAGTGATTAATGTTATCAAAGAAGTTAAAGA